The Trichoderma asperellum chromosome 6, complete sequence region ATCCGATTTTTGGTGGGGTTATCTAGTCTTATCCGCTTATCGGAAGAAACTCAGTTCAATTGTACAATCTTGAGCAGCTTATACGCTATTTCTGGGAATTACATGATGTGATGAAAATATGTCTTCCTTCATATCAGACACATTATCTAATCCCCGGGTACAGCTGCTTGCAACAGCTGCTGTGTCCGGTGTGACTGTTGCGGGATTGATTTTAGGTTTTCAGGCCTtggagcgagaagagagactgTCCGAGCTGAAAAACTCAATACCACAGCTATCAAACAACGAGAATGCCCGATCTAGAAGAGTAAATTAGCCCCTAGAGTTCATAGGTTAGGTTCCACGTTCTAACATGTCTTTAGTTGAATAGCTTTGGGACTTCATCAGAAACAGGATTGGACCCTGAAGATGCTCGCAATATCGCTCTGGCAAAACGTGCACAGGCTGGAGACTTTGACGAAGAGCTGATCTTGGAGCAACTCGCCCGTAACCAAGTATTCCTCACGCCCGAAGGCTTAAAAAAGTTGCGTGATTCGTTTGTTATAGTGGTGGGTTGTGGAGGAGTTGGTTCACATGCAGCTGCAACTTTGGCACGATCAGGAGTGTCTAATATTCGACTAATCGACTTTGATCAAGTCACGCTGAGCTCATTAAATAGACATGCTGTCGCCACTCTAGCGGATGTGGGCACTCCCAAAGTACAATGCCTCTACCGACGACTTATTGCCATCGCTCCTTGGATCAAGTTCGATCTCAAGCAGGAGAAGTTTGATGAATCAGTGGCTGAAGCGATGCTGGCACCGTGGGAAGGCCGTAAGCCGGACTTTATCATTGATGCCATTGACAACATTGACACCAAGGTTGCTCTTTTGAAGTACTGCTACGATAGGGATTTGCCCGTCATTAGCTGCATGGGAGCAGGCTGCAAAGGAGACCCGACAAAGATAGTAATTGGCGATATTGGAACAAGCAAAGACGACGGACTATCACGAGCTACGAGACGACGCCTGAAGCTCCTAGGAGTTACCAGTGGAATTCCCGTTGTCTACAGTACAGAGCAATCTGGAGAGGGAAAAGCTGAGCTTTTGCCCCTTCCTGAGGAAGAGTTCCAGAAAGGCTCTGTTGGCGATCTTGGAGTCATGGCCAATTTCAGAGTGAGAATTCTCCCTGTTCTTGGAACAATGCCGGCCATCTTTGGATTGACAGCCGCCAACCACGTTATTTTGAGAATAACTGGATACCCTGTTACGTATGTTCCGGGCAAGGCTCGTGAACGAATGTACGAAGGCATTCTCACTTATGTTCAAGGATCGGAGGAGAAACTAGGTCGCATGTTCGTTCCGGGATTGACTGGTTTGAAGAACCCACTGACTTTGGGCGATGTCGCCTTCATGACCGAGGAGCTGTATGGTGGTCGCAGCATTCTTAGTGGCATCCCAACGAAACTGGTTCTTATTAGATGGAAGAAGCCAGTGACCTCCAGTGTGTCTAGGATTGGAGAAGGCAAAGATGAACAGAAGTGCTCCACGATCCGACTTCAGGATTTGGTATGTATGACGAAAGAAGAGGCAACTAGGCACGAGAAAGAGATCTTTAAGGCAGACAAAGCCTTGGAGGAGCTTTATGACGATGCAACCATAAAGAGGGTTGAGGCGAAAATGAAAGAGGCTGAAAAGTACGAATGGTGGCGCCAGTAAGGGGGAAATACCATGATCAGAATCACCGTCGAATCACCGACTATTTCCGTGTGATTTGGGACACAACATTTATTAAAGAGACAGTACAACTAGGTATTCATTTTAACCCAAAGCCTGTGTGTCTCTATAAGGCAACCGAGAATACAGGGAATATGGTTGGTTACATTCTTACGTCTCAGGCTTCGAGACTTCTGGCCCCCAATGTGAATGTTCTTGCAGAGAGGAGCGGAAGCGCCCGGCATAGCCGCCCGGCAACTAAGGGTCTATTGGACGCCATCCATCCTTACAGAGTGTTTATAAGCGGCATTGCCTATGCGTGTGCGGATACCGACGTGTACAGCGATTTTCGTGTATGAGGCAACGAGTGGTCAGCTGGTGAAGTAGGACTGGATGCAAGGGTCTATATTAGCGGTATTACGATAGGCTGAAAACCATTATGGACATCTCTGCATTTCTGTGCTCCCCACGTGTAAATTTGATATTGGTAGTACTTGTAATTGTTACACTGGATGCCTTGCTTCTTGATTAAGATTCTACTCgtattattattatgatGTTACTCTTACTTGTAAATAGCGGTCTACGTTACCAATACCCATATTCCCCATACTGCAAAGGCTCTATCTCTTAAGCAGGGGTATCCCAGGACCATTGCATGATGtaatacatgtaggtagatataattatttactattactaggtagtagtataagaACTGCTTGCAGTCCATACTTTCCCCTATAAAGGACGGTCACCGGGCTCAAAATTGCGTTTTACTACCTAATACCTTGTAGAAGGATTTGTATCTATATGCGGAGCTCTCCGTAGTACGAGTACTAATATTGGTCGCCTCGTAAACAGATGAAATAAAGGCAGCTAGATACGTCGGCTTTTTATATGCGTGAAGGGCTAGAACCATTGCGGGTGGCGTTTCGTGTACCTATGAAATAGTTTTAGGTAGTTCCGCTACTCATGTGCATACATAGCTACACCGACATCAGCTTCCCTTATAACCCTTGTTCACAGACAAGGATGGACTGACAACACGACGTCTaggaaataaaaagtattaagaAATCTAGTAATCACAACTTTGTATGATTCTGAGAGTATATACAGGTGCCTATAAGCACCAGACACTTTACACGAGAGTTAGGAGATAGTGGCGAAAAATTATCACGTTGTCCATGTATATAGCGCCATTCGAACGAGTAATACTGCCAGCCTGGCCAATATGCCTGATGCCGTCTAATTATATCGTATCATATGCATTCCGGATGACTTGGCAAACCTTGGATAGTTGAAGTCCGGCTGTTTACAGAATATGTGTTAATGGGAAGGCTGCATGAAAAATTCTAGGTAACAATATAGAGTGGATGGATCAGCGAAGGAGCGGCATACACTACGTAAAAGTAGATCAGACCTTGCTCGGAAAAATTCAGACAGGGAAAAACTTGGAAAAAGAGGTTTCCACAGGTGTCTTCATAGAGGCAACCGTTTAGGCAACCTTTGCTAAACTTACTCGCGCTTGGAGGCGTTTGATGGTGAAAGCCGGATTTACACGGCCGCAAGACCAAGACAGCTTATTACCGATTTGAGCATTCTAAGTGGCTATATCGCTTAAAATCTAATAGCAATTacattatttttatatatggAGTTCACACGACGGTAAATATGTTCTTCCCTCATGTTATTCGCCGCTCTCTGTCTCTCACCGCTGGATGTGGGGGGTATGGCATATGGTGGAGATGGATCTTCTCTTGAATAACTGCAAAAATTTACTCATGATCGGATAAAATGtcatataaatttatatttcaaACATACTTATTGGGAAGACTCTTATTCTTGTTTCATCtagccattgccattgcaaTGCGTTATCATGGATGTGCTGGCGTAGGTGTGTTGCACAACTCGGTTATAAAATAGTGGAGACGGTGGAAAAAGATAGAGGCAGCAAAATGCAACCCAATTTACATATTCGGTAGTATATTAAGATTACCACATGTTGACAAGACCGCAAATACGTCTTGAATTATTCAAAGATGGACTGTGAATATGATGTCAGAGCCAGGAAATAATTGTGAATATGTGGAGAGGACCATTTGCTGCGCCTTGTCactggccttttttttttttttttttttttttttttgcgtctGCTTCACGGAAGGAGGTCTTTACAGCAAATACTTGTTGGAAGCCAAAGTCACAATCTCTCTTCACCACTTTTGAATTCTTCACTTCAAATCTTGTTATCATGTCAAATATCACTTATTTCTGATGCTCGTTGGGCGCTGGGCGAGTGGCTGTTACAGTAGGGCATTAACATACATGTAAACATGGTGGGGACTCGTTCAATGTGAGTTACGCCCAATCACCCAACCATCTGCATTGGACTGCTTATGAGcctaaagaatataatatttcATTGACTAAATTAAGTTgcattattttttacttagAATAGTTAGAGCTGCACATATATATCTTGCCTTCCTTTGCAAATAGACGTTAATGCGGTCTAAGCTAAGATGACTCAACAAGAGGACGGGTTGTCATCGCAAGAGCAGCTTgctaaaaaagagaaacgaCTTGCCAACATACAAGGGCGAATAAATAGACCCATAATCCTCTgtgttttacttttcttagCTATTTTTACCGAGCAAATCGTCAGTCACCATTCGGCATGATCCTTGCCTATTAAAGTTCAGGGCGAATATGTTTGTGCAGCCAAGACATTTCTGTCACATCGATTTTGACTACTTCTTCCCCAATGATTCAAATATACGCTGTCACTTGCATTACTACGGGTATAAGTGGCCGACATATACCAAGGTAGCCAATCTCACGAATACACATACTCTGTCCTTCCGTCGCCTTGTTCTATCGGGTGGTTTCAAACTCCGACATGGTTTTGAGGCTTTTTCGCCTTAAGATTTCTCAGATCTGTCTTAAAACTGATTGGCAAAAACTCTCAAAGACGCCCGAGAGTCATGCTGCGATGAGAGTGATCATAGTATTACAGCAAGTTGTGCGACGTAATATCGTGTTGCATGACTGAGAGCAGATTGCGAGGTTGATTCAGAATACTGCCCCAAAGATTTTCAAGCGAACAAGGCAACTGGGTCAAATTTCGGCAGCGATTGGCATATCGATGTTGTGTTTGGTCATGATGGCCAGTGAAACAATAAGGGATATCCGAACCAGATGCTGCctggcatatatatatatagtgaAACAAAGGCCTTGAGAGGTGAAAGGAACATGGGCCTTCGAGTCAAAGCCTGGGGATAAAGGACTCCCCAAGTTATGAGGCTCTGCTGCGTGTAGTACTGTAGTACGCGGCGATTTGCCTGATGGTAATATGAATTGGATGGGAGTAGAAGTTAGATAGCCTAAGTTCGATAGCGAGAGCCTTGCTCAATCCAACGTTAAAGGCATCTATGCGCTATAGCATAGATACCTTAGGTACTTGTATACATGTTAACTGTGCAACAGAAGTCAACATTCTTTATACCTCGATCGGTACATGTAGACCAGCCATCATCCATTTTAAGACGCGGCTCACGAGACAACCATTTGAACTTAAGCCTCAAAAAATTGGGCATGTCCATGTCTTAGGCTGAAAATCCAACGTATATATAACCTTGGTTGCCGTCTGTCATGGAGAGCTGGCATTCCATCAGTCCCATCGCCTACAACACGATATTCTACCATGATCGCGCGGAGTCGCATCTTACACAATGCTGTCATAATTGCCGATATTCCTATCTCAACTCTAATTCTATGTACTTATTTCCGGACAGCCACATTTCCTACCTGAACTATTTTTACTCCATCAGCCTCAAGCTCATGCTCTATCAATATCATTCTGCGCTGAGCGACTGCGAATCTTGGATCGGACCCTGAacaggctctctctctctctttgttttctAAGGTACGCACAGATAGACTCGATGTGATGTGCGGCTGTGTTGGGGGTGTTCAATGTTATAGTGAGCCCGCAGAGCCGCCTGGTCCGCGAACCGCCTAAAGTCCCCTGTACATGCATGCTGCACCCCTGTATGCACTACATCGGCCGCCATAGTGGGGGCGCCTTACTTAACATCATCACTAcatccctctttttttcccattttgTCCCTATTCACGCACGCATTGCCCAAATGCCAGCCGCGAATCATCGAAGCCTAAAGCCTTATATGTCGCGTGCTAACCGATTCGTATCTCAGCTCTTCAAGCCCTGCTGAAGTGTCGCTTCCGTCAGCCGCATCCTGTCGCGAGCCATTGTTGACTGCTTCATAATTAATAGCAAGCAAGTCAGCCGCTGCAGATACCTATCAATTTGTCATCGCTTTGTTGGTATCGCGAATATGCCTCGCCAACTCGACATTGCCAAAAATTGGATTAATTATCAGCGGACAGCTCGGCAGCTCACATGTGATTTCTGTCAGGAAGACATAAAGCCGCCGACAAAGGCTGGCTTCGAGCAACATGTTCGGGAATATCCCGAAAACCatccaaaagaagagaaggatatTTTGGATgccttggagaagatgaagctggcgTCTTCTCGAGTTCAGTGAGTCGACCAACTACTGGACTATGCATCGACATATACTGACTtggtttctctcttttgcacCCCAAAAGACCTCAATTTTCACATCAGTTTTCAGATATTGATCAAGCCAAGAGGTCAAAGAAAAGACCCGGAGGCACAGCTGCCCGAGATTTGGCAGAAGACCAGCAGAACCTTGATAATATAAATTCGAATAATAGAGAAGGTTCTGATAATGAAAGGGACAGTAAGAAACGGCGATCTCCTAGTAACTCGCCCACGCCGCGCACTTCACAGAGGCATAGGCGTCGGCAACAAGCCGAAAATGACAGGGACTTTGATCGCGGGACTAAAAACCTCAGCAATTGGCCGCTCTGGACCCCAGGTGGTGCTGCCTTAGCTAAGCCCCCTCAAACGAAAACACAACAGTCTGGCCAATGGTCGAAGCAGCTGCCTCTCAGCAAAGTGGAGGAACCCGATCCAGAACCAGACCCaaaggcagaagcagaggcgGACGAATCATTTACCGAGCATCCTTCTGTATCGCAGATGATTCGTCAGCCAGAAACTCGGCCAATCTCACAAGAGCAGCTCGTTGCCGAAGTCAAAGGCATATATGCCGGCTTGGTCATGGTGGAAAGCAAGTGTATAGAGGTGGATAACGCTCAATCGTCCAATAAAGactcgccgcagcagctgaacAACGAGCAGTGGCAAGCGCTTATTGCTCTGCATCGCACACTGCTTCACGAGCACCATGATTTCTTCCTCGCCAGCCAGCATCCGTCCGCCAGCCCGGCACTTCGGCGATTGGCTTCCAAGTACGCTATGCCGGCGCGCATGTGGCGGCATGGAATCCACTCATTCCTCGAGCTTCTAAGACACAGACTGCCGCAGTCTCTAGAGCATATGCTCACCTTCATCTACATCGCTTACAGCATGATGGCCCTTCTATATGAGACTGTGCCTGCATTTGAAGACACTTGGATTGAATGCCTTGGAGATCTGGGAAGATATCGTATGGCCATTGAGGACGACGACATTAGAGACCGGGAAACCTGGACGGCAGTATCTCGATATTGGTACTCAAAGGCCTCAGATAAGCTGCCGACCACAGGGCGTCTCTATCATCACCTAGCTATCCTCGCTCGCCCCAACGCGCTGCAGCAAACCTACTACTACACAAAGTCTCTGTGCGTCCCTATACCGTTCTTGAGTGCTAGAGAGAGCGTTATGACTCTATTCGACCCTGTCTTGAGCTCAAGCCCGCCTCGTTTGGAGCTGATTGACCTTGCCTTTGTACGAATTCtggctatatttttttctggaAAGGAAAAGCATGAATTAGGACCTGCAGCCGAGCAATTCTTAAGCCTCCTGGATGGACATATTGCCAGGACGACAAAAAGCTGGCTAGAAGCTGGATATTATATGGGCATATCTATAACATGCTCTCTCTTTGGATTTGGTAATGATTCCAATGTCCTGAAAAGCGCCATTACCCCTAAACGATCAGACGATATGGACATTACGGGCGAATTGATTTCTCCGGAAGCCATCCCTAATGATGTGTTTCATCAATCGCTCTCATTTGCTGTGCAGACTCTTGAGATAGTTATTCGGCGGTGGGGAGATATGAATATACTACCCTTTCTTCATACGCAAATGGTGTTTCTACACCATTTGTCTAAATTCCCCTCtgctataaagtttattgAGCATAAGTATCCTTGGAGGCTTATAGCAACAATGCTAAATTACCTGAAACAATCTTGCAAGTTTGAGCCACGCATGGACAGCGAAGTATTCCCAGGGGCAGAGAACCAGGATCACTACCGGCCTCTTCCTGAAGATTACGCTATGCGTGGCTTGATTTATACAGAGGAATACTTTCCAGTAAAATGGTTTGCTGGTGAAGCagttgaagaggatgagaaaTATTTTGAACAAGCTTCCATGGTAGACTCCAGAAAGGAAAGGATATTGTGGATCGGAAAGCAGATTTCTTCCCTGAACAAATGGCTAGTCTGGGATGGAGAGAGTGCCAAGTTCACTGTGCCAGAGGAGTTTGATATTGATTTCGCTGCTAGATCACCCATGATGGGTGCTAAGGAGATAGTAGACCTAGGGGCTGGTCCGCACGATACTTCTCATCATGCAGATTGAATCTCACACATGGCTTTACTTCACACGCGTAAATTGGCGTTTTGTGCTTTGTCACGGTTTGCATAGCCTTTGACGTTTTTGAAATTGGTTCAGGGGAGCCAGGAGCTCATGGTCGTAAAGACACAAGTAGATAAACGTGAGCTCTTTCTTCCATTCGTTACTACATCATGTTATCTTGTACACTATGGCGTTGGTTTCTCATGTATTGTTTTGTAAAACTAGATTCAACATCTCACATACCCGCCTGTATATATCAACTACGGCCTTCATAGCAATAGATAGACGCATATCACTCTATACCATGGatttgttgtttgttgttgcCTGTAATGATACGTATAGTGGTTCCATATCTTCTTGACAATTACGCACTCTTTTCTCTGGCCTTTCTAAGACAATGACCCCAGGGCCATAATACAGACATGACCAGGCTCTATGTAGATTTGATGCGGGATTGACCTTTGATCCGCTTCAGCCCTCCAATTACAATGGATGACGGTAGTACCTTGGGGAAGTAACTACTACTCAGCCTTGGCAACTGCATGCGGTGCTCCTAGAGACCGTGCACGTGGCCAGAAATGTGGGAGTGGATAGAAGTGGCTATGGAATCCTCGTGGTAGCCTTGTCCATTTCAATAAAGTTGCCAAAACTAGGCGTGGAGCTTCGGAGGCTCTGTTCGCCAATTGAGTATCAAGAATCTGAATGTGGTGTCTTACTATGTATATCACAAGGCATATTTACGAAAGGCAGCTTATAAATGTTAAGATACTCcatacatgtagtatttACCAGTTTGGTCTCTCAATCTTCCTAGAATAACAAGTCCTTGGGAAATGTAGCAGCCCATAAAGCATGATACAGATGGTATGGTATGGTATGGGAGGGGGAGGAAACCCCGCAACCAGGCTGAGGTCTGTTCCCCTCACGTTCACTACATACTAAAGGCTCAACTCATGAACGCTGTGAATATCATTAACCCTTTTAGGCACACATCCATATCTTGTTATATGAACGATGGAGTTCTAGAAGAGCTAAATGCCATTGAgggatttttttattataaaagatcgAGAGACATGCAAGGCATCCATTGCATGATCCAACGACCAACTGGTGATCCAGAAAACCACCCGTATGGATCGGCTCAGTTTTTTGGGAAAAAGACTTCCGAGGGCTACACCATCTACGCTGCTATCAGGATCAGTGCACAGGTTCGGACGAGTGGGAATGGAGGGGAAAACGCTATGTTACGCTATCCCCATCGCAAATGCCTCATACTCGACAAGTATACGATTGCACATTGGCTTTGCTTGAGTTTCGGTATCGGGGAACAGgcccgtcttcttccgctGGCTGGCGCACTTTCAGCCGCACAAAGTTTGGGCATGCAGCGCCATGCACGAGCACGTAACGGAGCATACAAATAGGTATTAGCATGCCAGAGCTGGATCCCGGCCTTGTCTGTGCTTTCTGGCAAACCGATGGCAAAGCTGAAGAGGGCGACTTGGGCCCGCATCCGGCCAAGCAGTACCTAGGCAAGGTAGTGTTATATTTAGCCAGCACAATCAATTACAGCCTTACAGGCGTCGGGCTACTAGAAGCAGCGGTGGAAATTCCTTGGAACCAGCAGAGCCTGCATAAGAACCCGAGATGATCCTATTCGTCCAGGGCATATATGACGGTGCTGCCTAAACAGGGGAGATCCGGGCCAATCCTCCCACCATCTATAAACCGTTTGAGGATCGGGTGTAGGACTGAGATGATGTATCAGTTCCTGCGGGTACGCTAATGCGGttgcctttttttgccttgcAAAAGGACCGTATAAGCGGGGCGTGGAAAGTTTGAGAGCACCCAACTCCAACCTCACACACGCGAGAGTTGGAGGACCTAGGAATGATCACTTGTTCTGGAAAGAACCCTAATAAATATCTAGCTATAAGGCTCGCTCATGTAGAGTGTGGAGGAGAGCGGGGGGGAATCTCTCGAGAAGAAGCCTAGAAACTTCGTTCCACCTTCGgatgattttttttgtttgccttttctGATCTCCGAGGGCATGCCTGGCGGGAAGCTCGGCTCGTTTCGTTCGGTATGTATTCCTTGGTCATCGGGTATGCTCGTAGCCGTCCTTTTACACTCACGTAATATCTTGGGAGCAGGAGGCTGGAATACCTACCCAATGTACTCTGTAAGACGGCACGCTACATGCAATCCACAGCCTCTTGTCGTGTAAATTAGCGGCTTTGTTCGTCGCCACACTGGGCCGCTATACGGCCCTTGCAGCTTCATGTTCTCGGCTATCACCGCCATTGTAGCTGAATAGCTTCCTCGCGTTTCTACTGGGCTATAGCAAAGAAAAGTCTGTTCAGCTTGGCGTACATGCGGTTAAAGTTGGACGTTAGTTCGTCTCCCCACAAGCTGGATGCCTAATGCTACTGGTCCTAGTATAATTACTAGTGTGATGCTACTGTACTACATATCTGTTATCCTACCTATTATTCCAATGAACATGCATCAGACGTGGTCCTTTTACAATTCTGTTCAGCCCCGGTTAGGACCATGTGCTGCCTATCCTATTGACGTCATTCCACAATACTAGAAATCTGAGCTTGAGACTATGTATGCAAGATTCCGGTGATATAAGGCAACATTCACTGAAGTAAGCACCAATCATGACTAGAAGCCAAACTGAGTAAAAAAAGTGTTTTGCATCCCTTGCCACGCTGCCTTTCTCTCCTAATTCTtacttttgcctttttttttttcctgttgcCTTACTTGGGAGGGTTGTTCAAACTTCCTCTTTGAAGCCATGTTGTCAGATTTCGTTCGTAATACCCAGTGGCTGAGTAGGGTCATAGCACCCGGATACCCCAAACAATAATTAAAGATGCCGCTTGAAGGGCTAAAAgcataatagttttaattgcTAAAACCAGCATTCCGCATTCCTGACCCGGAGATGGAATGCAAGCTTACAAGGCTTAAATCATGCGACCTGAAAAGCCTGCGGGTCGGCATTGGCGACCTAATCAACCATTTGCTACAGGGCACTTGACAGGGTCATTTAACGCTTATGACCGATGATATGTCATATGTGCGCAGCTGCCTTGGCTAGTTTGGCCAATACTAGAGGCTGAGGTCTCCCTAATGGGAATTTAGGGGGCTGGCTAAACTCGAAGGGTGATAGATACCATCTTTGTTGGATCTAGCTGTTCCATTGCACTAGCTATTCCATCGTGGGAGAAAAGTACGGTGTAGAGCAATTACTATATCAAAAGTTTTTACAATGCCATAATGCAGATATGATCTTATGCTGTCAGCTATGCATATAGCGGGCAATCATCTGCAGTAAGAAGCAGACGTGGCGATATTGAATACCATAC contains the following coding sequences:
- a CDS encoding uncharacterized protein (EggNog:ENOG41), coding for MPRQLDIAKNWINYQRTARQLTCDFCQEDIKPPTKAGFEQHVREYPENHPKEEKDILDALEKMKLASSRVQPQFSHQFSDIDQAKRSKKRPGGTAARDLAEDQQNLDNINSNNREGSDNERDSKKRRSPSNSPTPRTSQRHRRRQQAENDRDFDRGTKNLSNWPLWTPGGAALAKPPQTKTQQSGQWSKQLPLSKVEEPDPEPDPKAEAEADESFTEHPSVSQMIRQPETRPISQEQLVAEVKGIYAGLVMVESKCIEVDNAQSSNKDSPQQLNNEQWQALIALHRTLLHEHHDFFLASQHPSASPALRRLASKYAMPARMWRHGIHSFLELLRHRLPQSLEHMLTFIYIAYSMMALLYETVPAFEDTWIECLGDLGRYRMAIEDDDIRDRETWTAVSRYWYSKASDKLPTTGRLYHHLAILARPNALQQTYYYTKSLCVPIPFLSARESVMTLFDPVLSSSPPRLELIDLAFVRILAIFFSGKEKHELGPAAEQFLSLLDGHIARTTKSWLEAGYYMGISITCSLFGFGNDSNVLKSAITPKRSDDMDITGELISPEAIPNDVFHQSLSFAVQTLEIVIRRWGDMNILPFLHTQMVFLHHLSKFPSAIKFIEHKYPWRLIATMLNYLKQSCKFEPRMDSEVFPGAENQDHYRPLPEDYAMRGLIYTEEYFPVKWFAGEAVEEDEKYFEQASMVDSRKERILWIGKQISSLNKWLVWDGESAKFTVPEEFDIDFAARSPMMGAKEIVDLGAGPHDTSHHAD
- a CDS encoding uncharacterized protein (TransMembrane:1 (o16-37i)), with the translated sequence MSSFISDTLSNPRVQLLATAAVSGVTVAGLILGFQALEREERLSELKNSIPQLSNNENARSRRLNSFGTSSETGLDPEDARNIALAKRAQAGDFDEELILEQLARNQVFLTPEGLKKLRDSFVIVVGCGGVGSHAAATLARSGVSNIRLIDFDQVTLSSLNRHAVATLADVGTPKVQCLYRRLIAIAPWIKFDLKQEKFDESVAEAMLAPWEGRKPDFIIDAIDNIDTKVALLKYCYDRDLPVISCMGAGCKGDPTKIVIGDIGTSKDDGLSRATRRRLKLLGVTSGIPVVYSTEQSGEGKAELLPLPEEEFQKGSVGDLGVMANFRVRILPVLGTMPAIFGLTAANHVILRITGYPVTYVPGKARERMYEGILTYVQGSEEKLGRMFVPGLTGLKNPLTLGDVAFMTEELYGGRSILSGIPTKLVLIRWKKPVTSSVSRIGEGKDEQKCSTIRLQDLVCMTKEEATRHEKEIFKADKALEELYDDATIKRVEAKMKEAEKYEWWRQ